A genome region from Scyliorhinus canicula chromosome 16, sScyCan1.1, whole genome shotgun sequence includes the following:
- the LOC119950965 gene encoding interferon-induced protein with tetratricopeptide repeats 5-like, producing the protein MKQRLEDSIQTGGTYKARSYNHLAFVNCLQGNCEEAIQNLKEAEKILMENHEDQFDERIIVTYGNYAWVYYHMGQLTEAQSYLDKLERICKQFPDASRYTAMIPEVSGEKGWSLLTSAAQYYEDAKECFKKALEDDPDNTEWNLGYATALSRLETFSGTPENCEPTKSMKQFRRVLELDPDHGEAMVLLALKLQQSNQSEEAIELVEKALLKSPNLPYVHCYAAKFYRLKGDMEKAVKLLKKTLEMTPHSTILHHQIGLCYRKQVLSLIKNPRSKRPGDPAFQQRAELIELCKDHFKKAFEPRPLTFIRAQLDFARICSLNEEYENVEETYNNLLRLEGIRPENKQEICLDVGLFELQEKKSEANAIIHFLEGMKVDCNSVERKKCRDNMKSISERQIRRNPRDSKAHGVLGLMHQLDGKKREAVESFEKALELDPDNEEYLSALCELRLSISVNNDFPN; encoded by the coding sequence ATGAAGCAAAGATTGGAAGATTCAATTCAGACCGGCGGGACATATAAAGCCAGGTCTTACAACCACCTTGCTTTTGTAAACTGTCTGCAAGGAAACTGTGAGGAGGCGATTCAAAACTTAAAGGAAGCTGAAAAGATTCTGATGGAGAATCATGAAGATCAATTTGATGAAAGAATCATCGTCACCTATGGAAACTATGCCTGGGTATATTATCACATGGGACAACTGACAGAGGCTCAGTCCTACCTCGACAAATTGGAGAGGATCTGTAAACAATTTCCTGATGCCTCTCGGTACACAGCAATGATACCTGAAGTATCCGGGGAGAAGGGTTGGTCACTGCTGACTTCTGCAGCTCAATATTATGAAGATGCAAAGGAATGTTTCAAAAAGGCTCTGGAGGACGACCCAGATAACACAGAATGGAATCTCGGCTATGCGACTGCCCTGTCTCGTCTGGAAACATTTTCTGGAACTCCAGAGAATTGTGAACCCACTAAATCAATGAAGCAGTTTAGACGTGTTCTGGAGCTTGATCCAGATCACGGTGAAGCCATGGTGCTGTTAGCTCTAAAACTACAACAGTCTAATCAAAGTGAGGAAGCTATAGAATTAGTTGAAAAAGCGTTGCTGAAGTCCCCTAATCTCCCCTATGTGCATTGTTATGCCGCAAAATTTTACAGATTAAAAGGAGATATGGAAAAAGCTGTGAAGCTGTTGAAGAAAACATTGGAAATGACCCCACACTCTACGATCTTACACCATCAAATAGGTCTGTGTTACAGAAAGCAAGTATTGTCACTGATCAAAAATCCACGTAGCAAAAGACCTGGTGACCCTGCTTTTCAACAGAGAGCTGAACTGATTGAACTGTGTAAGGATCATTTTAAAAAGGCTTTTGAACCTCGCCCATTAACATTTATTAGGGCACAGCTGGATTTTGCCAGAATCTGTTCATTAAATGAAGAATATGAAAATGTCGAGGAGACTTACAATAATCTCCTGAGATTGGAAGGTATACGTCCTGAAAATAAGCAGGAAATATGTTTAGATGTTGGATTATTTGAACTGCAGGAGAAGAAATCAGAAGCAAAcgccatcatccatttccttgaaGGAATGAAAGTCGATTGCAACTCAGTGGAAAGGAAAAAGTGCCGTGATAACATGAAGTCAATATCAGAAAGACAAATTCGCAGGAATCCAAGAGACAGCAAGGCCCATGGTGTTCTTGGCTTAATGCACCAACTGGATGGGAAGAAGCGCGAGGCTGTTGAAAGCTTTGAAAAAGCCTTGGAGTTGGACCCTGACAATGAAGAATATCTAAGTGCTCTTTGTGAATTACGCCTTTCCATCTCGGTCAACAATGACTTTCCCAACTAA